In Metarhizium brunneum chromosome 3, complete sequence, a genomic segment contains:
- the chiA1_1 gene encoding Endochitinase A1, giving the protein MSLSLGLGVGGAAPPALNAYWGQTGGRFLRDICDSGVNYATVSFINNSPENGDGYPGSNFGANCAGEVYTNTDGKKTKLLSACSFIQRDIPYCQKKGVKVLLAIGGAHIPGTSEYAVSSEEKGVEFAEFLYNAFGPYKSSWTGPRPFDSTTAHVSVDGFDLDLEDRTPKFKNGPYIAMVNWWRQQSHKMFITAAPECVMFGNQNDELIANAEFDALFIQFYNNPVCDSIPNNTPGDKFSYDEWAAKVATGKSKNAKLFIGLPASTDSAGSGYIDHEAMKDLVCRYHDHKNFGGVSLWDATRAMNNVGAEGKSFLQSAAEAVQYVCGEPPKTTSSAPTSTKITSTTSSTTVKTTSASSEKPTTSNTASEKSATTSTSSASSSAKLTTSSIQSGNVTTSSISSGKPTSSSATSKKLDTTSVIATASATKSATTSSVGMTSSIHWSNSTATRTIQTTSKPVAITTSKPVSMTTSTVYTTSVHTVTECPPTVTDCPVGHVTTEIIALYTTVCPVTETAQPPKPTTTKAAVMTTSTVYTTKTYTITECPPTVTDCPVGHVTTKVIPLYTTVCPVSETAQPPKPTTTKVPAMTTSTVYTTKTYTITKCPPTVTDCPVGHVTTEVIPAYTTVCPVKETETGNVPKPTGPAPSSAATKTTVVSKTVKVQQPSSLATSTRSAAVVPQPSGKGCSGPSCPGATNAPGSGCTGPECPGVAIPTTAPGSGCTGPECPGVAIPTNSWTNKHSSGCTGPQCSGVAIPTNAWTSSSVGPSAVPSSPVTAGASTLALGLTGLVAIVAAQVLAL; this is encoded by the exons ATGTCTTTGTCATTAGgtcttggtgttggcggtgCGGCCCCCCCAGCTTTGAACGCCTACTGG GGTCAAACTGGTGGTCGTTTCCTGCGTGATATTTGCGACTCTGGTGTCAACTACGCCACTGTTTCTTTCATCAACAACTCGCCCGAGAACGGCGATGGTTACCCCGGGAGCAACTTCGGTGCCAACTGCGCCGGAGAGGTCTACACCAATACGGACGGCAAGAAAACCAAGTTGCTCAGTGCTTGCAGCTTCATCCAGAGAGACATCCCTTACTGCCAAAAAAAGGGCGTCAAGGTCTtgctggccattggcggcgcCCATATTCCAGGAACAAGTGAATACGCTGTGTCTTCTGAGGAGAAGGGCGTCGAGTTCGCCGAGTTCTTGTATAATGCCTTCGGCCCTTACAAGAGCAGCTGGACGGGCCCTCGACCCTTCGATAGCACTACCGCGCACGTTTCCGTCGATGGTTTCGATCTGGACTTGGAGGACAGGACACCCAAATTCA AAAACGGACCCTATATTGCcatggtcaactggtggcgTCAGCAGAGCCACAAAATGTTCATCACTGCCGCCCCTGAGTGTGTCATGTTTGGAAACCAGAACGACGAATTGATCGCGAATGCCGAGTTTGACGCCCTCTTTATCCAGTTCTACAACAACCCTGTGTGTGATTCTATCCCCAACAACACTCCTGGTGACAAATTCTCGTATGATGAGTGGGCTGCAAAGGTTGCCACGGGCAAGAGCAAGAACGCCAAGCTGTTTATCGGCCTGCCCGCCTCAACTGATTCTGCTGGTTCCGGCTACATCGATCACGAGGCCATGAAGGACCTTGTTTGCAGATATCACGACCACAAGAACTTTGGCGGTGTCTCTCTCTGGGATGCCACGCGGGCCATGAACAATGTCGGTGCCGAGGGTAAGTCTTTCTTGCAGagtgccgccgaggccgtccAGTATGTATGCGGGGAGCCTCCCAAGACGACCTCTTCCGCGCCTACATCGACCAAGATTACTTCTAcaaccagcagcaccacggTCAAGACGACTTCCGCTTCTTCTGAGAAGCCCACGACCAGCAACACTGCCTCTGAGAAGTCTGCAACCACCAGCACTTCTTCTGCTAGCTCTTCCGCGAAGCTCACGACTTCTAGCATCCAGTCCGGTAATGTCACAACAAGCTCTATCTCGTCTGGCAAGCCTACCTCAAGCTCCGCCACCTCTAAGAAGCTGGATACCACCAGTGTTATCGCCACTGCTTCCGCCACCAAGTCTGCAACCACATCTAGTGTTGGTATGACTAGCTCTATTCACTGGTCCAACTCGACCGCTACCAGGACTATCCAGACTACGAGCAAGCCTGTTGCCATCACTACGAGCAAGCCTGTCTCCATGACCACGAGCACCGTATACACCACCTCCGTCCACACCGTGACCGAATGCCCTCCTACCGTCACTGACTGCCCTGTTGGCCACGTCACGACTGAGATTATCGCTCTCTACACCACAGTATGCCCTGTCACGGAGACTGCTCAGCCTCCCAAGCCCACGACCACCAAGGCTGCTGTCATGACCACCAGCACCGTGTACACCACCAAGACTTATACCATCACTGAATGCCCTCCTACGGTGACAGACTGTCCTGTCGGCCATGTCACCACCAAGGTCATCCCCTTGTACACTACCGTCTGCCCTGTCTCGGAGACTGCTCAGCCTCCCAAGCCTACGACCACCAAGGTTCCTGCCATGACCACCAGCACTGTGTATACCACCAAGACTTACACTATCACCAAGTGCCCTCCTACTGTGACAGATTGCCCCGTCGGCCACGTCACCACAGAGGTTATCCCCGCGTACACTACTGTCTGCCCCGTTAAGGAGACCGAAACTGGCAATGTTCCCAAGCCTACGGGCCCTGCTCCCTCgtccgccgccaccaagacgaCGGTGGTCAGCAAGACCGTCAAGGTCCAGCAGCCCAGCTCTCTCGCGACCTCTACCCGCTCTGCGGCCGTTGTTCCCCAGCCTTCTGGCAAGGGTTGCTCCGGTCCCAGCTGCCCTGGCGCCACCAACGCTCCCGGATCTGGCTGCACCGGCCCCGAGTGCCCTGGTGTCGCTATTCCCACCACCGCTCCCGGATCTGGCTGCACCGGCCCCGAGTGCCCTGGTGTCGCTATTCCCACCAACAGCTGGACCAACAAGCACAGCTCTGGATGCACTGGCCCTCAGTGTTCGGGCGTTGCCATTCCTACAAACGCCTGGACTAGCTCCTCCGTCGGCCCTTCTGCTGTCCCCAGCTCCCCCGTGACCGCCGGTGCTTCTACCCTGGCTCTCGGCCTGACTGGTCTCGTCGCCATTGTTGCCGCTCAGGTTCTGGCCCTGTAA